A region from the Spea bombifrons isolate aSpeBom1 chromosome 7, aSpeBom1.2.pri, whole genome shotgun sequence genome encodes:
- the NAGA gene encoding alpha-N-acetylgalactosaminidase: protein MYLLSLSLLLTLYTLSTALDNGLVKTPPMGWMTWERYRCITDCKNDPDNCISENLIKAMADRMVYGGWRELGYVYLSIDDCWSLKQRDSQGRLQPDPDRFPSGIKALADYVHSKGLKLGIYSDMGNYTCGGYPGTTLETIKIDADTFASWEVDMLKFDGCYSNSTEKAIGYPKMSVALNATGRPILYSCSWPAYEGGLPPQVNYTLLGNICNMWRNYGDVQDSWDSVLSIMKWYAANQDVLQPAAGPGRWNDPDMLITGDFGLSYEQSKVQLAIWAILAAPLIMSNDLRTISEDAKDLLQNRLLIHINQDSLGKQGRQVLKVGRLEVWKREMVNGQYAVAIVNTGDDGIPKPIATSLGMLNITQCPAGYKLYDVFEKEFLGYFKSNTLINLKVNPTGTVMLFIHPASVPHHGHRKYFGVM, encoded by the exons ATGTATCTCTTATCACTGAGCCTCCTGCTGACCCTGTACACGCTCAGTACTGCTCTGGACAACGGCTTAGTGAAGACCCCACCAATGGGATGGATGACGTGGGAACGATACAGATGCATCACAGACTGCAAGAATGATCCAGATAACTGCATAAG TGAAAATTTAATAAAAGCCATGGCAGACCGAATGGTTTATGGTGGCTGGAGAGAACTTGGATATGTGTATCTGTCAATCGACGACTGCTGGTCTCTAAAACAAAGGGATTCTCAGGGAAGACTCCAACCTGACCCAGACAGGTTCCCAAGTGGCATAAAGGCACTTGCTGACTAT GTTCACTCCAAAGGACTGAAGCTGGGTATATACAGTGATATGGGTAATTATACCTGTGGTGGCTACCCTGGAACCACTCTCGAAACTATCAAGATTGATGCCGACACATTTGCATCGTGGGAAGTCGATATGTTAAAATTTGATGGTTGCTACTCAAATTCCACGGAGAAAGCCATAG GATACCCTAAAATGAGCGTGGCTTTAAACGCAACAGGAAGACCTATCCTGTATTCCTGTAGTTGGCCAGCCTACGAGGGAGGCCTCCCACCTCAG GTAAACTACACCCTACTTGGGAATATCTGTAACATGTGGAGAAATTACGGCGACGTTCAGGACTCCTGGGACAGCGTACTTTCTATAATGAAGTGGTACGCTGCGAATCAGGATGTGTTGCAGCCGGCTGCTGGCCCGGGACGCTGGAACGATCCTGACATG CTGATCACTGGGGACTTTGGGTTGAGCTACGAACAGTCTAAAGTCCAGCTGGCGATCTGGGCGATTCTGGCAGCTCCACTTATCATGTCCAATGATTTAAGAACAATCTCTGAAGACGCCAAGGACCTTTTGCAAAACCGCCTTCTCATCCATATCAATCAGGATTCTCTAGGAAAGCAGGGGAGACAGGTTTTAAAG GTCGGACGGCTGGAGGTGTGGAAGAGGGAGATGGTGAATGGTCAGTATGCGGTGGCGATAGTTAATACGGGGGATGATGGGATTCCTAAACCCATCGCTACATCGCTCGGCATGCTGAACATCACCCAGTGTCCTGCTGGCTACAAGCTGTATGATGTGTTTGAAAAAGAGTTCCTGGGATACTTCAAATCAAACACGTTGATTAACCTGAAAGTCAATCCAACCGGCACCGTCATGCTTTTCATCCACCCAGCCTCTGTGCCGCATCATGGCCACAGAAAGTATTTTGGTGTCATGTAA